In Tenacibaculum sp. 190524A02b, the genomic stretch ACCAGGATACACATGTTTTCCTGTTGCATTAATAACGGTTCCTTGCCTTGCTATTTTAGTATTTGCACTTCCAACAAATGAAAGTTTACCGTTAGAAAACATCAATAAAGCGTTTTCTATTACTTTTCCATTGCCTAAGTGTGCAGTAGCACCTTCAATAGTAATAGCGGTAGTTTGTTTTTCAGCGGGTGTTTGTTGCGCAACTATATTTCCTATGAATAAGAAACATATAAGGCTATATAAAATAGTAGTTTTCATATTTTGTATTCTTAGGTTCTTACTCGGTATCACAGTGGAATAATTTTTTAGTTTTTTTAGCAGGAGCTTGTGTTTTAGCTCCTTTCATTTTTTCTTGTAACATCATGCCAATCAGTTTAGCACGCTCTGCCTTTATTGCTTTTCGTTTTGCTAAGTCTTGTTCAATATCAAAGTAAATAGCTCCATCAATAATTGTTTTTTCAGCTTTTGCATAAATAGATAAAGGATTGTCACTCCATAAAACCACATCTGCATCTTTACCTACTTTTATACTTCCTGTTCTATCATCAAGGTGTAATAATTTAGCAGGATTAATAGTAATCATATCCCAAGCTTCTTGTTCAGTTAATCCACCATACTTAATAGCTTTGGCGGCTTCTTGATTTAATCTTCTAGACATTTCAGCATCATCAGAATTAATGGCCACTACCACACCTTGTCTATGCATAATAGCTGCATTGTAGGGGATAGCATCATTTACTTCATATTTATAAGCCCACCAATCAGAAAATGTAGAACCACCCGCACCATGTGTTTTCATTTTATCGGCTAGTTTATAACCTTCTAAAATATGCGTAAAGGTATTAATGTTAAAGTTAAACTTTTCAGCCACTTTCATTAACATATTAATTTCTGATTGTACGTATGAATGACAAGAAATAAAACGTTCCTTATTAATAATTTCAGCTAAGGTTTCTAACTCAATATCTTTACGATACGGTTGTCCGCTTTTCTTTTTAGTATCATAAGCCTTGGCTCTTTCAAAGTAATCCATATATACCTGTTCCACTCCCATACGTGTTTGTGGAAAACGAACCGTATTGTGATCTCCCCAGTTAGACTGTTTTACATTTTCACCTAAAGCAAACTTGATAAATTTTGGCGAGTTTTTATAAATAAGTCCAGCTGCATTTTCTCCCCATTTTAATTTTAAAATAGCCGATTGACCACCAATTGGATTAGCAGAACCATGCAAAATTTGAATAGAAGTTACGCCACCAGCAATGTTTCTATAAATATTTACATCGCCAGGGTTTACAACGTCTTCAATGGTTACCTCGGCAGAAGAGTTATGACCAGCTTCATTAATAGCAGAAGCTGCAATATGAGAATGTTCATCTATAATTCCAGCGGTTACATATTTACCCGTTCCATCAATAATTTTAGCAGCTTTAGTACGAATGTTTTTACCTAGTTGCGCTATTTTACCATTTTTAAGTAGTACATCTGTATTGGTTAATACTTCATGATTTTCTGAAGTCCAAACAGTAGCGTTTTTAATAAGTATGGTTTGTTGTTGAGGTACTGTATAATTACCATAGCCAATATTAGGATAGCTTACCGCTACTACTTCTGGCTTTTTAGTTGCTTGTTTTTTCGTGTCTTTTTTAGAAGTACCTTTTCTAGCTGCTTGGGAAGCTGACCATGTAATGGCATTTCCATCAGCATCTATACCAGTACCTTTTAACAAGTTGGCAGCGTTGGCAATTTTACCCGTAAGTCTTGTAAATTTACCATTTTCATTTAAGGTAATTTCTATCCAATTATTTGTGAAAGAGAATTTACTATTCATCTTAGTTTCTCCTTTTTTAATAGTTGCTTTCTGTTTAGCATCTTTACCTTCAATACTCATGTTATAATTAGTGCCATTTACATATAACATGTAATTTCCCGTGATATCTTTAACATTCATTGGGTTGATGACATTTTTTACACCCTGTACCCAATTTTCATAAAGCGTAGTTTCTTCATCAAAAAGATTACCTGAAGTAATCAAAAAGTTAGCATAGCTACCTACGTTTAAGTTTCCAATTGCAGAATTATTTAAAATTTTAGCAGGAATGGTAGTTAATGCTTCTAAAGCAGTAGTTTTATCCAGCCCGTGTAAAATTGCTTTTTTCAAATTAGTTGTAAACTCTTTTACAGTTTTTAATTTATGAGTAGTTAAAGCAAAAGGAATCTTGTTTTTAGCTAAAACACTTGGGTTAGCAGGTTCTTGATTCCATTTACGCATATCACTCAACGCAATTTTATCTGCTAAATCAATATTACTTACATCATACGGTTTTCTAAAATTAATAGGAATTATAAAATGAGCGTTGGTGTTTTTAATATCATCAATACGCTCGTATTCATTACCGCCTCCTAAAATGGTATATTGAATCCCAAATTCATCACCAATTTTATCTGCGCGTAAACTATTTAAGTAATCGCCAGCTCTAAATATTTGAGGCAAATTCTTTTTTGCATTTAAAGCCTCTATAGCTAAATCCGTATTTTTTGCATTTCCATTTGCGTACCAAGTAGCGTCTAAATACGTTTGTCTTAATAAGGCCATAGCGCCCATTCTTGAAGTAGGATAGGATTGGTGTGATTTTCTACTTTTAGAAAAAGAAAGGTAATTAGCAGATTGTTTGTTAAGTATTCTATAAGCATCAGAATCACTATCATTTAAAGCAACTAACGCTCCGTTACCTTGCATAATACCATCATCAACATGTGTATTAACCAACCCAAAACCTAAATTGCGTAACTCTTTTGCCTTTTTTTTATCAAAACTAAATTCTTTAGAAGCATCAGTTTCTGGGCGAATATGATCGTTCCAATAATAACCTTTTCTACTAGCATCAAGTAGTGGTGGTTTTCTAAAGTTACTAGTTCTTTTAATTTCTTTAATACCAAACGTACTGTATACATCTATAAAAGAAGGATAAATAGATTTACCAGAAGCATCAACTATTTGTGCATTTTTAGGTATGCTAACAGATTTACCTACCTTTAGTACTTTACCATCTTTAATAAGTAAAGTTCCTTTTTTAATAATTTGTTTGGGCGTCACATAAATAGTCGCATTTTTAATAGCTACTATAGTATTTTTAGTAGTTTTTACTCCCGTATTTGTAGGGAAATACTCCTGCGCTTGTATGTATGAAACACACAAGGAGAGTAGCACTATGTAAAGTTTTTTCATGGTTGGGTTTTATTGTAACCTGCAAGGTAATAGATGTGCAGTAGCAGGTTTTGTTTATGTAAATACTTGAATTATTCCTTAAAAATATAGATTTTCTTAAAATTTGATTTTTTGTTTAACAAAACATTAAGATTATTTTAATAGTAGTCTACCAATCTTTTCATGCCCTGCTAACCAAGCAACATTTTTATTTACAAATTGAATTGTGTAAAAAGAGTCGTCACTTATTTTTTTCCAACTAGTACCTCCATCATTAGAAAAAGCGATTCCGGTTTTACCAACAGCTATTACTTCTTTCCCATGAGTATTGGGTACATATTGTACACAACTTTTATAGTTAGGAGTTTCGTTATCGGCAATTAAATGCCAGGTTTTTCCACCATCTGTAGTACGTACTTTA encodes the following:
- a CDS encoding amidohydrolase family protein; the protein is MKKLYIVLLSLCVSYIQAQEYFPTNTGVKTTKNTIVAIKNATIYVTPKQIIKKGTLLIKDGKVLKVGKSVSIPKNAQIVDASGKSIYPSFIDVYSTFGIKEIKRTSNFRKPPLLDASRKGYYWNDHIRPETDASKEFSFDKKKAKELRNLGFGLVNTHVDDGIMQGNGALVALNDSDSDAYRILNKQSANYLSFSKSRKSHQSYPTSRMGAMALLRQTYLDATWYANGNAKNTDLAIEALNAKKNLPQIFRAGDYLNSLRADKIGDEFGIQYTILGGGNEYERIDDIKNTNAHFIIPINFRKPYDVSNIDLADKIALSDMRKWNQEPANPSVLAKNKIPFALTTHKLKTVKEFTTNLKKAILHGLDKTTALEALTTIPAKILNNSAIGNLNVGSYANFLITSGNLFDEETTLYENWVQGVKNVINPMNVKDITGNYMLYVNGTNYNMSIEGKDAKQKATIKKGETKMNSKFSFTNNWIEITLNENGKFTRLTGKIANAANLLKGTGIDADGNAITWSASQAARKGTSKKDTKKQATKKPEVVAVSYPNIGYGNYTVPQQQTILIKNATVWTSENHEVLTNTDVLLKNGKIAQLGKNIRTKAAKIIDGTGKYVTAGIIDEHSHIAASAINEAGHNSSAEVTIEDVVNPGDVNIYRNIAGGVTSIQILHGSANPIGGQSAILKLKWGENAAGLIYKNSPKFIKFALGENVKQSNWGDHNTVRFPQTRMGVEQVYMDYFERAKAYDTKKKSGQPYRKDIELETLAEIINKERFISCHSYVQSEINMLMKVAEKFNFNINTFTHILEGYKLADKMKTHGAGGSTFSDWWAYKYEVNDAIPYNAAIMHRQGVVVAINSDDAEMSRRLNQEAAKAIKYGGLTEQEAWDMITINPAKLLHLDDRTGSIKVGKDADVVLWSDNPLSIYAKAEKTIIDGAIYFDIEQDLAKRKAIKAERAKLIGMMLQEKMKGAKTQAPAKKTKKLFHCDTE